From the genome of Amycolatopsis granulosa:
GGGACGTGTGCTGCGAGCGGCCCGCGCGTCCGCGGGCTTGACCTTCACACCGGTATGAACGCTTACGTTCGCGGCATGACCGAACGTTTCTCGCATCTCGTCCGCGGGTCCGGCCCCGGCCTGCTGCTCGCGCACGGCGCGGGTGGCAGCGTCGAGGCCAACTTCGGCCCGATCCTGGACGACCTCGCCCGCATCCGCACCGTCGTCGGCCCGGACTACCCCGGCACCGGGGCGACACCGCGCAGCCGACGGCCGCTGGACCTGGACGAGATGGCCGATTCCCTCGTGGCCACCGCCGTGGACGCCGGGGTGGACCGGTTCACCCTCCTCGGCTACTCGCTCGGCACCGCGGTGGCGGTGCGGGCGGCGACGCGGCACCCCGACCGGGTCACCGGCCTGGTGCTGACCGCCGGCTTCGCCCGCCTGTCGAACCAGATGCGGCTGGCCGTCGGCGTGTGGCGGGAGCTGCTCGACGCGGGGAACCCGGGGCTCCTCGCGCAGTACATGACGTTCGTGGCGACCGGCCGGGACTTCCTCAACGCGCTGTCCGGACCGGAACTGGACGCCGCACTGTCCGGGCTGGTCGTGCCGCCCGGGACGCCGGACCAGGTGGACCTGGTGGCCGCCGTGGACACGCGCCCCGACCTGCCCCGGATCGCCGTGCCCACGCTGGTGATCGGGACCCGGCAGGACCTGCTGGCGCCACTCGACCTGCAGCGCGAACTGGCGGCGGGTATTCCCGGCGCGGAGTACGTGGAGATCGAGTCGGGGCACCTGATGCAGATCGAGGCCCGCGACGACTGGCTCGCGCACATCCGGAAGTTCCTGGAGCGGGACCCGTCCTGAACCGACCGGTGAGCTGACCCGTGCCGCCGCCGTCACTGGCCGGCGGCGGCCAGGCGCTCCTCGCGGTCGGCGGCGGCCAGCGCGTCCAGCACGGCGTCCAGATCGCCGTCGAGGACCTGGTCCAGGTTGTACGCCTTGTAGTTGACCCGGTGGTCGGAAATGCGGTTCTCCGGGAAGTTGTACGTCCGCACCCGCTCCGAGCGGTCCACCGTCCGGACCTGCGACTTGCGCGCGTCGGCGGCCTTGGCGGCGGCCTCCTCCTCCGCCATGGCCTGCAGGCGGGCCTGCAGCACCTGGATGGCCCGCGCCCGGTTCTGGATCTGCGACTTCTCGTTCTGGCAGGACACCACGATGCCGGTGGGCAGGTGGGTGACCCGCACCGCGGAGTCGGTGGTGTTCACGCTCTGGCCACCGGGCCCGGACGACCGGAACACGTCGATGCGCAGGTCGTTGGGGTCGATCTCGACCTCGACCTCCTCCGGTTCCGGGTAGATCAGGACACCGGCCGCGGACGTGTGGATCCGGCCCTGCGACTCGGTGGCCGGCACGCGCTGCACGCGGTGCACGCCACCTTCGAACTTCAGCCGCGCCCAGACCCCGTCGGTATCGCCGGCCTTGCTCTTCACGGCCACCGTGACGTCCTTGTAGCCGCCCAGGTCGGAGTGCACGGCGTCGAGGACCTCGGCCTTCCAGCCGTGCCGCTCCGCGTAGCGCAGGTACATGCGCAGCAGGTCGCCGGCGAACAGGGCCGACTCCTCGCCGCCCTCACCGGACTTGATCTCCATGACCACGTCGGAGCCGTCGTAGGGGTCGCGCGGCAGCAGGAGCTCGGTCAGCCGCGACTCCAGCTGCGGGATGCGGGCGGCGATCTCGTCGGCCTCGTCGGCGAACCCCGGGTCCTCCCCGGCCAGCTCGCGGGCCGTGGTCAGGTCCCCGCGCGCGCTGTCGAGCTCGGTGATGACCTTCACGATCGGGCTGAGCTCGGCGTACCGGCGGCCGAGCTTGCGCGCCCGGCCCTGGTCGGCGTGCACGGCCGGGTCCGCCAGCTGCTTCTCCAGCTCGGCGTACTCGTCGAGCAGCCCGTGCAGGGAAGACGAGTCCACGACCGTCCCTTCCTCTCGTTGCCGGAACACAAAAGCGGCGCCCACCCCCGATGCTCGGGAGCGGGCGCCGTCGGTGGAGCTACTTGGCGTCGGCCTGCTTCTGGCGCTTGCCGTAGCGCGCCTCGAACCGCGCCACCCGGCCACCGGTGTCCATGATCTTCTGCTTGCCGGTGTAGAAGGGGTGGCAGTTCGAGCAGATTTCGACCGTGATGGCACCGGAGGTCTTGGTGCTGCGGGTCGTGAAGGTGTTGCCGCAACCACAGGTGACGGTGGTGGGCACGTACTCGGGGTGGATACCGCTCTTCATGGAGTCCTCTCATCGTGGCCGCCGGGTCCCCGCGCAGATCTCTCATCACGTGGGGTGAACCGGAGCCGGACGTTAGCGGGTTGATTCTGCCAGATGCACTGACGTGCAGGTCAACGCCCCCCGCACCGCGCATATTCCGAATACCGGGAGTGTACGGGTTTTGTACGGGCGCGCGGGAGCCTCTCACCAGACCCGGACCCGCCGGGTGAGGAGGAGCCGATGTCCCGCACCGTCAAGTCCCTGACAGTCGCCGCGCTCGCGGCCGCGGCGCTCACGCTGGTCCCGCTCACGAGCGAGGCCACCACCACCGAGGCCGCGACCAGCGACCTGTCGGTCCTCAGCGCCGGTGACGGTACCGTCTCCGGCGCGATCGAGTGGTTCCAGAACCGCAACGGCAGCAGCGCCTACGAGGGCATGTGCGAAAAGGCCGTGGAGAACGCGTACGGCACCACCGGGGTGTGGTCGTCGGCCAACGCGCACTGGGAAGGCGCGAGCCCCAAGCACGCCGGTGACCACAACCCGCCGCGCGGCGCGTTCGTGTACTGGAACATCGGCGGGGGTTACGGCCACGTCGGCATCTCCGACGGTGCCGGCGGCTTCTGGTCGACCAGCGTGAACAACAAGATCGGGCACGTCACCAAGGCCATGGGCGGCTACGACTACTTCGGCAAGTACCGGGGCTGGACACCCGCGGCGGTGCCGAGCCGGTAGTGACGCGAAAACGGCCACCCTCCGCGCGGAGGGTGGCCGTTTTCGTCCGTCACCAGGCTCAGTCGTCGTCCGACGCCAGCGCCGTCTTGGAGACCTGCATCAGGAACTCGATGTTGGTCTTGGTCTTGCGCAGGCGGGACAGCAGCAGGTCGATGGCCTGCTGGGAGTCCAGCGCGTGCAGGACCCGGTGCAGCTTGTGCGTCACCGCCAGCTCGTCCGGCGAGAGCAGCAGCTCCTCCTTGCGGGTACCGGACGGGTTGACGTCCACCGCGGGGAAGACTCGCCGCTCGGCGATCTTGCGGTCGAGCTTGAGCTCGGCGTTGCCGGTGCCCTTGAACTCCTCGAAGATCACCGTGTCACCGGTGGACCCGGTCTCGACCATCGCCGTGGCGAAGATCGTCAGCGAGCCGCCGTTCTCGATGTTGCGCGCCGCGCCGAGGAACCGCTTCGGCGGGAACAGCGCGGTCGAGTCGACACCACCGGACAGGATCCGGCCGGACGCCGGGGCCGCCAGGTTGTAGGCGCGGCCGAGGCGGGTGATCGAGTCGAGCAGGACCACCACGTCCATGCCCATCTCGACCAGGCGCTTGGCCCGCTCGATGGACAGCTCGGCGACCGAGGTGTGGTCTGACGGCGGCCGGTCGAAGGTCGAGGCGATGACCTCGCCCTTCACCGAGCGCTGCATGTCGGTGACCTCTTCCGGACGCTCGTCGACGAGGACGACCATCAGGTGGCACTCGGGGTTGTTCGTGGTGATCGCGTTCGCGATGTCCTGCATGATCGTGGTCTTGCCCGCCTTCGGCGGCGACACGATCAGGGCACGCTGCCCCTTGCCGACCGGCATGACCAGGTCGATCACACGGGTGGTCAGCTTGTGCGGTTCGGTCTCCA
Proteins encoded in this window:
- a CDS encoding alpha/beta fold hydrolase, whose translation is MTERFSHLVRGSGPGLLLAHGAGGSVEANFGPILDDLARIRTVVGPDYPGTGATPRSRRPLDLDEMADSLVATAVDAGVDRFTLLGYSLGTAVAVRAATRHPDRVTGLVLTAGFARLSNQMRLAVGVWRELLDAGNPGLLAQYMTFVATGRDFLNALSGPELDAALSGLVVPPGTPDQVDLVAAVDTRPDLPRIAVPTLVIGTRQDLLAPLDLQRELAAGIPGAEYVEIESGHLMQIEARDDWLAHIRKFLERDPS
- the prfA gene encoding peptide chain release factor 1 gives rise to the protein MDSSSLHGLLDEYAELEKQLADPAVHADQGRARKLGRRYAELSPIVKVITELDSARGDLTTARELAGEDPGFADEADEIAARIPQLESRLTELLLPRDPYDGSDVVMEIKSGEGGEESALFAGDLLRMYLRYAERHGWKAEVLDAVHSDLGGYKDVTVAVKSKAGDTDGVWARLKFEGGVHRVQRVPATESQGRIHTSAAGVLIYPEPEEVEVEIDPNDLRIDVFRSSGPGGQSVNTTDSAVRVTHLPTGIVVSCQNEKSQIQNRARAIQVLQARLQAMAEEEAAAKAADARKSQVRTVDRSERVRTYNFPENRISDHRVNYKAYNLDQVLDGDLDAVLDALAAADREERLAAAGQ
- the rpmE gene encoding 50S ribosomal protein L31; the encoded protein is MKSGIHPEYVPTTVTCGCGNTFTTRSTKTSGAITVEICSNCHPFYTGKQKIMDTGGRVARFEARYGKRQKQADAK
- a CDS encoding CHAP domain-containing protein, with amino-acid sequence MSRTVKSLTVAALAAAALTLVPLTSEATTTEAATSDLSVLSAGDGTVSGAIEWFQNRNGSSAYEGMCEKAVENAYGTTGVWSSANAHWEGASPKHAGDHNPPRGAFVYWNIGGGYGHVGISDGAGGFWSTSVNNKIGHVTKAMGGYDYFGKYRGWTPAAVPSR